TTTTTACCAACTTCCAGCAAAGAACGGGGAACTGCTTTTGTCCGTACAACCGAAACTCCCGCCTCCTCCATCATATTATCAAGGATTGATGGAGCCGTTACAGGAATAGCGATAGGGGAACGATTCTTCAAGGTTGTCAACGTTTTGAGTACTAAAAGTTCCTCCTCAGATAAAACTTTCCCCTTTTCTGTCACTAAGCGCATATTTTGACCACTGGTATCCAACTCAATGCCCAGATCCGCCTTGTTGTCCATTACTACCTTAGCCAAAGGAGTTGTGCCGTTAAGAATCCCCATTGCTTCACAACCAAGACTGTCCAACAATTGTGACAGGATGGAGACAACCAGCGGACTACTGCAATGATAAACCACCTTATATCGCCGGGCATAGAAAATTCCCAGGTCTACGCGGGAAAGAATCTCCTCCAGGTAATGTTTGACCGTTGCGGGTACCTGTTCTAACAGACCTAACTGAGAAACGTTGGGCCTGGTAAAGTCCTCTTGCAGATACGCATTTTCTATCTTTCGCTCCATGTCTTTATCGATCGGCAATCCTTCTCTGTCAAAAAATTGGACACAAACTGTTTTTACCCCTTCGCCACCCCCCTGACGTATATGAATAGCCCCGTCACTGTGAGAATGTCGACACTCAAAACGGGCAATCGGTGTAACTGTTGTTCCGATATCACGCACTTTTACCCCTGTAGCCAGCAAACTGGAAATAACAGAAAATTTAAGAATTTTGTTATAATAATCTTCGTCACAGCTTACACACACCGTCACTCCCAGGCGAAGGCGGGAACCATAGGCTGAAGCTACTTTGCCGATGAATTCCGGCGTTAATTCCCAATTAGGTATTCCACTTATTCCATCTGAACCAAACAAACTGCTCGACACAGATCCACCCCAAATTAATGAAGATGATTGCACCGTTCCAGCCGCGATCGTTTTCTCAGGCCATATTTTTACACCTGGCTTGATGACGGCTAAATCTTTAACTACAGTTTTTTCGCCGATTACCGCATTATCATATACACGGCTGCCCGCGCCTATATATATTCCATTGCCAAGAGTCGCCCCGCTCAAACTCACGGCTTTTCCCAGATAGTTATGATTCCACATCACGGTATGCTCCGTATACGCGCCCTCACACACCCGATTATATCGGCCCATAATGGTATAAGGTCCGATGACCGCCCCAGGATCAATAATCGTTCCCCGGCCAATATAGGAAGGGCCTTCTATCTTAGCGTCAGCAGGAATTTTTATCTCTTCTTCAAACCACATGCCCGGCGCTTCCTCAAAACCATTGACCGGCAACTGAATTTCTCCCAGGAGCATATCAAATTGGGCTTGCCGGTATTGAGAATGACTCCCTATATCCGACCAATAACCCTGAGCCACAAATCCATATAAATCCTGTTCCCGTTCCATCACCAGCGGAAACAAGTCCTTGCTGAAATCGTATTCTTTTTCCCTGGGGAATAATTTTAAAATCTCCGGTTCCAAAACGTATATTCCTGTGTTAACGGTATCACTAAAGACCTCACTCCAGCTGGGTTTCTCTAAAAAGCGGATGATCCTCCCGTCCTCCTCGGTCATAACCACGCCATATTCCAGTGGTACGTTTACCTTAGTTAGAACCAGAGTTCCCATAGTTTGTTTCCGGCGGTGAAAATCGATAGCCTGGCTTAGATTAAAATCAGTCAAAGCGTCACCGCTGATTACGACGAACGTGTCGTCCAAAAATTCTTCCGCGTTTTTGACGCTCCCTGCTGTCCCCAGGGGAGTGGTTTCCTCAAAATAGGTTAAATGTACACCATACTCTGCGCCATCACCAAAATGGCTCTTGATTACTTGCGGTAAAAACTGAAGTGTCACGGCAATATTGAAGATTCCGTGTCTTTTTAACAGTTCAATAATATACTCCATGCATGGACGACCTAAAAGAGGCACCATTGGTTTCGGTTGAAAACATGTGAGGGGGCATAATCTCGTTCCTTTTCCGCCGGCCATGATAACTGCTTTCATGTCAAAATCTTCTCCTTTCGTACAGAAAGTAGGCCATTTAAACCGATTTTTGATCAGTTATAGTAGCTGCCTGCGTAAGAGCGCTTTTCTCCGTCTCTCTATCCATCGCCTTTAGGTAAACCCCGATAGTATGTTCGGCGATGTTGTGCCAATCGAATCTGCCAATTTCCTTTCTGGCTATATCCGCCATGGCATGTGCCAAATCCTCATTTTTGATTATTTCAATCACCTGACGGCTCAAGGAAGCAGCATCTCCCGGTAACATTTTTAGTCCGTTATGGCCATGCTGAACAATATCGCCCAAACCCCCGACATCTGATACAACAACCGGGGCTCCCGCTGCCATGGCCTCTAAGACAGCTATGCCAAACGGTTCATATAAACTAGGAAAAAGGCACACACTGGCAATATTAAGCAAATGATTCCGTTCTTCATCCGTTAAAAAGCCCGTGAATAATACTTTATATTCCACATCTAGTTTTGCCGCTTGTCTCTCCAGTTCCGGCAGAGCCGGGCCTTTGCCGACGATGACAAACTTGGCATCCGGGCATTCCTTCAATATTAAAGGTATGGCTTCTATCATGGTGTGTACTCCTTTTTCCCGGACCAGCCTGCCGAAAAATAAAATGATTTTTTCATGAGCCCCGGCATAAGGTTCTTTTGAGTATTGAACAAATGCAGTATCCTTTATACAGAGCGCCCCTGCATCAACCCCGTTCGGAACAATATCCACCTTTTCTGAAGGCAATTGAAATATATCAAGAACTTCACGCTTCATGTACGTACTGCAGACAATGACGCGCTTCGCTTCATAAGTAAGTCTCCATTCCTGGCTGTGAATGTTTCGTTGGAAATCATTATGAATTCCCTGGTTGCGCCCATGTTCAGTCGCATGAATCGTCCCAATCAGCGGCAGGCCATAACGCTGCTTCAGAGACCTCGCCGCATCGCCGACCAGCCAGTCATGGGCATGAATGAGATCGAAATCCAGGCCCGAGTCAACTAACATTTGCACACTGTCAATCATCATTAAATTAAGTTGGAAAACCCAATGCAGAAACTCATCACCATCAGGTTTCATCACATGAACCCGGTGAACGTGCACTCCTTCTACCATCTCTGTATGGGGGGTGTTACCGGTTTCACTTGTTACCACATGCACTTCCCAACCTTTTTTTACCAGATGACGTGAAAGGTCGTAAACATGCCGTGATATACCTCCTACAACTAACGGCGGAAACTCCCAGGATAACATCAAAACCCGTGGGCTTTTTCTTTTCGCAAGAAAATGATAAACCGGATAATTTGAGCGATAATCACGATAGTCGACATCTGGAAAGATGTTATCAATCTGCTCAACCGTACTCAGCCATTTCTCATCAATTTCCCCCGACTCAATCATGACTTTCAGCCTGCTAAAGCGGTTTACGTGGTATTTTGTTCGCTTCACCGCATAATCGACCACAGTTTTATTATCCATGATGAAGGCCCAATCACTGCTTTGAGCCAGCATAAGCTCCCTGGCCATCTGGTTTAATACCCTGCTTTCAAATGGCTGCGGCCTGATCATATTGTTAGCAAGCCTGATTAAGTCTTTTTCAGCTTGATGCAGGGCGGGATAAACCCAGTCATTTTCCTCTCCAAGCCATACATCTGCATAACCGTTGCGTCCCCATGAGGACATGGCAAGTTCACAGACCTGATAATCTTTATAAAGACTCAAATACTTTGAAGGTGTAATCGTTTTGACGTCTTCCTGGTCAAAGTAAATCTTTCTAAAAAGCTGATCCAACCATAGTGGCCCTTCATACCACCAATGTCCAAACAGTTCGGCGTCATACGGAGCGGAAACCACCGGTTGGCGGCCCATTTGACCCGCCCAGTACTCTACTTGCTTTTGCCTTTCAGCTAAAAAATGCTCTGCGTGCCGAATAGCCTTTGTATAAGCCCAATCCGGATTATAAGGCTCCTTATGTTCCCCGTGCCCTGTGATCCTAAAGTATTTGATGCCGGTGTTTAAACGGATGCCATCCGGATGAATGAAGGACGCAACCGCCTCCTCATCAAGTTCAAAACCGATGTCCCGGTAATATTCCCTGTAATCATAATCACCCGGATAACCCATACGCGCATTCCATACTTGTTGTGAAGATTCAACGTCACGGGGAAACGCCGCCAAACCATACGGTGTCAGCACTGGGGAAAGCAACCCAAAAACAGGAGCAGGCTGAGCGTTTTCCACTCCGTGCGATTCAGTGAAGAAATACTGAAGCCCACACTCTTTTAAGATTTTGTCTAAACCCGGCTTAAAGCCGCATTCCGGCAACCAGATACCACGCGGGGAGCGGTTAAAATGCTTCTCATAAAAACTTATGCCGGTCTTAACCTGTGCCCGGATTGCTTCTTCGCTGAGGACCAAGGGCAAAAAAGCATGTGTCGCTGCCGATGTGATGATTTCCATATGTCCCGATTCCTGCAGTTCTCTGAACACACGGACAAGATCACAATCGCAATCTAAATAAAATGAACGAACATCATTAAATCTCTTCAAATAGCTTACTGCCAAATGATTAAATTCCGGCTGGGCTCCCGTCCGTTCCACTTCGTGCTCAGTTAATTTAATCAGGCCGTTAATATGTTTCATGTAACGACTGATAAGGAGTTCATCGCTTAACATCGATAAAAGAGTCGGGGTCATCGACATGGTCAGGTGAAAATCCACACCATCTTTGATTAACCCTTGAAATACCTGCAATAGAGGGATATAAGCATCTGTAATTGCTTCATAGAGCCAACGTTCTTCCAGAACATTTTCCCGCTCCGGATGGCGGACATAAGGTAAATGCGCGTGTAAAGCTAAGGCTAAATATCCTTTTACCATTTTTTCTGCCCTCCATCCGGCTGCGCTAGCGAATATCCGTCAAACTGGGTTAACCATGCCACTTGCTTTTCAGGACCCTTGATGAGTTGTTTTTCCCTGAGACCATCCAAGTTACTATTTGGTCCGGGCCAAGCAGCAAAGCGCAAACCAGTTCCGACTCCATGGTCTGAATGTGCAGGGGGAGTTTCCTCTATATTTGAGCGAATAATTGTAAAAAAACCTCCCTGCGGGGTTAGTGTTCCGAAGTCCACCAAATATCTCCGCTTCGCCTGTACCCCGCTAATTATCAAGTGGTCAAATAAAGGATGCACAGGAATTCTGCGACTGGAGTGAGCATTATATCCATTAAATTCAAGATCCGTGACATCATTCACCTGAAGAAAAAGGGGGAGCTCGGTCCAGGTGCGTTGAAAATGTTCACAAATTAGTTGCTTTCGTAAATCGTTTAATTCCCAATAAACAAATATAGTCGTTGGTTCCTTAACTAGTAAAACAAGCCGGTTAACCTGCCAGTTGCGCTTCCACGATTCTTCCATTATTGAGTTGTCCAGATTCAATAAATTTAGCGGAGGTTGCCTTTCCTCTTCCCATAGGTTCGCGCTTTCATTTAATCGCTCCATACTGCCTCCTGTTTAGATGTTAAATGTATACTATCAGATTTTTATAATAATGGAATTTATTCCTATAGTCATCTTACATAATCCCTCATACATGTCATAAATCCCCAACCAGGATACATCAATTTTTGAATTAACCGTAATATTACAGATAATTTTCAGTATTTCTAAAGAAATCTGGATAAACTTTTTTTCCATTGACAAAAAAATACCGGCGGAATAATCTATCCCGCCGCTTTTTACTACCTTCGTCCCCAGGTCGTCAACTCTAACTCAAAGTCATTGGCAAAATCAGGACTGACAGGAACCACCCGAATATTGGCTTCTGACTTCAATGAACTCCCTGAACCAAATCGGAACCTACCCATATATATATGCACTCCCGGTGATAATAGACCCTTAAGTTCAAGTTTTTCCCGCCAGATCTCTCCCAGAGCATCCGTATAAATAAATTCAACCATTACATCACCGTGCCAAATCG
This sequence is a window from Pelotomaculum isophthalicicum JI. Protein-coding genes within it:
- a CDS encoding DUF4912 domain-containing protein: MERLNESANLWEEERQPPLNLLNLDNSIMEESWKRNWQVNRLVLLVKEPTTIFVYWELNDLRKQLICEHFQRTWTELPLFLQVNDVTDLEFNGYNAHSSRRIPVHPLFDHLIISGVQAKRRYLVDFGTLTPQGGFFTIIRSNIEETPPAHSDHGVGTGLRFAAWPGPNSNLDGLREKQLIKGPEKQVAWLTQFDGYSLAQPDGGQKKW
- a CDS encoding 1,4-alpha-glucan branching protein domain-containing protein — translated: MVKGYLALALHAHLPYVRHPERENVLEERWLYEAITDAYIPLLQVFQGLIKDGVDFHLTMSMTPTLLSMLSDELLISRYMKHINGLIKLTEHEVERTGAQPEFNHLAVSYLKRFNDVRSFYLDCDCDLVRVFRELQESGHMEIITSAATHAFLPLVLSEEAIRAQVKTGISFYEKHFNRSPRGIWLPECGFKPGLDKILKECGLQYFFTESHGVENAQPAPVFGLLSPVLTPYGLAAFPRDVESSQQVWNARMGYPGDYDYREYYRDIGFELDEEAVASFIHPDGIRLNTGIKYFRITGHGEHKEPYNPDWAYTKAIRHAEHFLAERQKQVEYWAGQMGRQPVVSAPYDAELFGHWWYEGPLWLDQLFRKIYFDQEDVKTITPSKYLSLYKDYQVCELAMSSWGRNGYADVWLGEENDWVYPALHQAEKDLIRLANNMIRPQPFESRVLNQMARELMLAQSSDWAFIMDNKTVVDYAVKRTKYHVNRFSRLKVMIESGEIDEKWLSTVEQIDNIFPDVDYRDYRSNYPVYHFLAKRKSPRVLMLSWEFPPLVVGGISRHVYDLSRHLVKKGWEVHVVTSETGNTPHTEMVEGVHVHRVHVMKPDGDEFLHWVFQLNLMMIDSVQMLVDSGLDFDLIHAHDWLVGDAARSLKQRYGLPLIGTIHATEHGRNQGIHNDFQRNIHSQEWRLTYEAKRVIVCSTYMKREVLDIFQLPSEKVDIVPNGVDAGALCIKDTAFVQYSKEPYAGAHEKIILFFGRLVREKGVHTMIEAIPLILKECPDAKFVIVGKGPALPELERQAAKLDVEYKVLFTGFLTDEERNHLLNIASVCLFPSLYEPFGIAVLEAMAAGAPVVVSDVGGLGDIVQHGHNGLKMLPGDAASLSRQVIEIIKNEDLAHAMADIARKEIGRFDWHNIAEHTIGVYLKAMDRETEKSALTQAATITDQKSV
- a CDS encoding sugar phosphate nucleotidyltransferase — translated: MKAVIMAGGKGTRLCPLTCFQPKPMVPLLGRPCMEYIIELLKRHGIFNIAVTLQFLPQVIKSHFGDGAEYGVHLTYFEETTPLGTAGSVKNAEEFLDDTFVVISGDALTDFNLSQAIDFHRRKQTMGTLVLTKVNVPLEYGVVMTEEDGRIIRFLEKPSWSEVFSDTVNTGIYVLEPEILKLFPREKEYDFSKDLFPLVMEREQDLYGFVAQGYWSDIGSHSQYRQAQFDMLLGEIQLPVNGFEEAPGMWFEEEIKIPADAKIEGPSYIGRGTIIDPGAVIGPYTIMGRYNRVCEGAYTEHTVMWNHNYLGKAVSLSGATLGNGIYIGAGSRVYDNAVIGEKTVVKDLAVIKPGVKIWPEKTIAAGTVQSSSLIWGGSVSSSLFGSDGISGIPNWELTPEFIGKVASAYGSRLRLGVTVCVSCDEDYYNKILKFSVISSLLATGVKVRDIGTTVTPIARFECRHSHSDGAIHIRQGGGEGVKTVCVQFFDREGLPIDKDMERKIENAYLQEDFTRPNVSQLGLLEQVPATVKHYLEEILSRVDLGIFYARRYKVVYHCSSPLVVSILSQLLDSLGCEAMGILNGTTPLAKVVMDNKADLGIELDTSGQNMRLVTEKGKVLSEEELLVLKTLTTLKNRSPIAIPVTAPSILDNMMEEAGVSVVRTKAVPRSLLEVGKNNSLQVHYDSFYSLVSIMEYLIKTGTNLHSFIEELPEFYISMRDVICPFEAKGRVMRCLMEEIKDQNTELIDGIKVLTDDAWALILPDSEKALFKVVAQGISRSKAEELTEKYKNKIIAYSRYNN